The genomic stretch CCAGCCAACCGACTTCATTAAGACCAAATAGGTAAGaagaaatgaataaataaatacaagtacaaatacaaatgttctaaatataattttcttctaaaatatgAGCTCTCGTTTGTCCAATCTGTTATTCATACTTACTTGACATATCCATGCTGACATGCACGCTGGACAAGTCCAGTGTCCACTCGCTAACCTTGCGTATGTTCTCGGATCGCTGAAACAGTGCCTCGGAGTAATTATGGGCAAAGACCATCGAAGCCCAAGCTTTTCCATGGGAAACCTGTTCATTGGCTTCATATTCATTTTCAAACAATTCCTAAAAATGAAGTTCAGCGTTAATGAGACGTAACCAACAACGAAATAATTCAACCAAGTGAACATACCACGTCTATACTGCGATTCCGTAAGTTCGCCAGATAGCGACAACTTAGCATTGTATAGTTGCAACCGGGATTAACCGGGCAGGATGCTATCGAGAGGTTTGCCTGTTCCAGTTCGTAGTTTGCGACCGCTACCTTCAACCCCACAGGATCGTGACCGATTGCCCAGCAAAAGAGCACAATTTGTCCCACGGGAAGTCCAATGATAAAAGCCATAACCCTACCGTTTAAAAACATATTCCGTAAACTAAATCCACTGATAGTATTGGTTCCAACTTACCCAACATTTCGCCACATCCAGAGAAAATTTTTCCATATCAAAGCCCGCATGTGATTAGGCTTCAGGATCTTGAAGTGTTCGATGAAGGGAACTTTGGCATCCTCTTCCGGTGGTAGTGGAGGAGCTTGGATTTCTGGTGTGATCGAATCAGGACCACGCGAGGACATTGAAATGTTGTCACCGAACTCGCCGGATATTTCCCCGTGATCTTCCTCGGGCGAAAGGTCCAGCGCCGGGTTGGCGATGGCCGGAACACGAATAGCTTCCACCACTTCTTGCGCGATCGAAGAGCGCCTCCGTTTGCCCATATTTTGCATGACGGACAGCTTGAGAAACACGTCCTCCAGCGATTCCGCGTGATACTGGGCAAGCAGATCGGCTGGTGATTCTTCGGCCAGGAACTTTCCACCACGCATCAAACCGATCACGTGCGCCTGTCGGGTTTCCTCGATGTAATGGGTTGTGATGATCACTGTGGTGTTGCTATTCTTCGCTATTTCTACCATATGGTCCCAGATGCTTTGACGCAGCACCGGATCCACCCCAACAGTCGGTTCGTCCAGAATGAGAAGCTCGGGTGAGTGTAACAAGGCGGCAGCCAAGCTTATTCGTCGCTGCTGTCCTCCAGAAAGGTTTTTCACGAACCGGGAAGCGTTCGGCAGTTGAAGGAGTTTTAGTAGAAAGTCAGTTTGTTCGTCCACCTGGTCGATGGTAAGGCCACAGATCCAACCAAAGTAGATAAGCGTTTCACGGATGGTAAATTCCCCATAGAGAGCCAATTCTTGTGGCATGTATCCGATGCGAGGTCCAGGCACGCCAGACCCCCGCGATCCTGGTCGCCCTCCGAGGACCCAGATTTCGCCGGAGTTTAGTCGTCGCCGTCCGACGATGCAGGAGAGCAGGGTGGTTTTACCGCATCCCGATGCTCCGAGCAGACCGTAGCTGGAAGAACGAATAGAAAAATATTAGAAcaattttcaacatcgattacAATCGATTTTATCTACGAGATTGCCATAAATATCACAACAATTCTATTTACGACCATCCTCTGGGATGAAACTTTCCGATAGAACTTCCAATTTTATGGCTCTCTTTGTTTCcgcttttattttgtttgaaacaaatatataaatttaaaattaatcaaTTACAGCTGAACGCACAGCGATTTAAATTCTATTTTTCTTTCATCCCGTCCCCGGTCTCCTGTGCGTCACTGGAAATCGGCACTGACCGGAGTGGGGATCATACGATAATCAAGTCCCGTTCCGATGACCCCAGCTGGTGGGCGAGGGGATGCACGGGCGGATATGAAGGAAATTAAGAGCGCAGGCTGGTGGTTGACTGAAGCATTGGCCCGTAAAGGCTGCCGGAAGGCGGAGACTGTGACTGCGCTGGCCAGTAGCTGGGGATATCCCCGGTATGGCGAATAACTCGTTCTGGTCGCATTTCATATTGATGAATTATTTATTCACTGGCTTGCCAGAGGTATTGAACCCTTTGATGTGTTACCGCACTCAGGACCCGCTCGTTTCCGTCGGCGGTGACCCGTAGAATCATTGTGTGGgttgaatatttattttgtgGGAAAACTCCCGGCCGGCCCCGAGCGACGGCTGAATGGTTCGATTTGGAGTTAAAACAGAATCACACAAAAACGTTCAACCTTTTCCGCCCCTTCCGGGGCTATTGTAACCATTTGGTACACTTTCGGCAGATAATCGGCCTCTTGTGGTGCTTGGTGACATTTGCGCTCCGGCGGAGAAACTACGTTGCAACAGGATGAGCCATTTTATCTTTATCCGAGAATTTTGCGCTcaattgataattttgtttgttttatttttctgccaTTGAAAAACGCAGTCGATTTGTTTTTACATCAAAAGGAAGAGCGTTTGTCAATATCAAATTAATATCCGAGCTTACCAACGGGAATTTACGGtcaacagcattttcagtgGTGCCGAAATGAACAACATTATACTCACATTGACCCTTTCGCTACGGTCATGTTCAGTCCGTCAAGGATGACATTCGGGTTCTTTTTGGTGCCGTAGATTTTGTGTGCTCGCCGAACGCAGACGGCTTGCTGCCGTCGGATGGCCACCGTTGAGGGTTGTGACATGAACATCCGACGTCGGGCGTTCAGAGAATTCATGTGGGCGTCGTCACTGCTGATATCGATGGCAAAATTCGTGTGACCGTTCCCGGACCCGTTTACCGGCTGGATGCCTTCCGATTCCACGTCCATCACTGGGGGTGGTGGCGATGCGTGTCGGGTTCTGCAAATACCAAGAAAGAAATCGTTTTAATGTTGGCTATTAGGTTGAGAATAATTAGGATTCATATATTTAGTAACTTGAAGCTAGGCAAAAAGAAACTCTGTCATGCAACATCAAGGACCGCTTGCTAAATTTAATGTCATATCAACGatggaaaatacaaatatttaaaatactATGAAAATGCATAAAATTCGTATCGTTATTGAATGTAGAATTAAAACAGCGGCTTTCTTAGGCCGGTtgtctgcagcaatcttatgcaaaaaactgCCGAATAAAACCACTGCCGATGACGCTCGATATGCTATTTGAAATAGTTGgcatgaaaaaaaagttttaaaacatacTTCTTGTTATTGATTTTATGAGAAGTTTTATGAAAATTACGATAAGCCTTAATAAACTTGTTTTCGGTTACTTTTTAAAATTCTGATTAATTGCAAGCACCCAATATCATTATTTTCAGAAACGGGATGATGTCTGGTGTATGATATATAGCCTAAAATAGTCAAATACATTCCGATATTGACGTTTCtagaatcgggatgatgcctaCAGGTCGGAAATCAACCCAATGTGCCCAAAAATGGGTATTACCGACATCCAGAGGCCGAAAATCGCACTCAAATTTACTTTTTTGAAAGCCAATACAGTAACTTCCTGGTTTTGAAAATAAAGCTTGTATCGATTAAAACACATACAGTATAAGGGCCATTTCATACAGAGTGTGCATATCACTTGGACACGACGatcacagattttgctgaaagttggaaaaattattcatctagtgtTACTTTGTAAAAATCCCATTCTTAGTATCGATTCGAAAACCCCACccttatagattttctagatagatttttttttgtactcaatttttctatttttagtcgaatgcagccaattttattttgaatttgatagtTTCTTCGtgtttttcggaaaatttcACGTGAGAAACGCATCTCACATGTAAGATGAGTCAATTTCaagttataatatttttacgCAAATAGTTTCAAATTACTTTATTAGGTTTTCTTAGAATTTGTAGACGCAagacgtccgaaaaatactggtaCGCGatttttgaggaaaaaaaataaatatggtCAACGCAGGTGCACTCCAAGTGTTCAAACCAGAAaagtgaaagattatagctatttagcctttcctgtgaattttggtgtcaactttttttcagagaccttaatgagttttttcgtaaacataacgttgaagcgacgaacccggtaaGCAATTAtctatgcgaactctcacgtaagttgacgcgttttagCAATGGTTAGAGGccccaaaattcataggaatggttggatagctataatctttcatatcTATCTGGTTCGAGTTTTTGgaatatacttttttttttcattttgtcgactaGTGAAACCAAGGAATatagaaatattaattttgATCGGgggtgttgccagatagattatttttgtatttaaaacatttgcatttttcggcacaTGCAGctaatttgatttaaaatttataaGTTACAACGTATTTCTAGGAATATTTTACGTAAGGAACACTTATCACACCAAGGTATATCTTCAATGGTCGTATTCAAGATTGTGCCTTTTCATTGTCACTTCAAATGGACCCATAAGTGTTTCTGGAACTAGGATAATGCGAGGTcaaaaatcgacttcagacgctattttcaatttcaagccGGTAACATTCTGTTTGTTTTcagaaaaacaatttaaaatgatcaaatatcCAGTATCAAGGCTTTTTAAATCAGCAAACAAAAAATCTCAGAATTATCAGATAGAAATATTGATTTCCGGAGTATTAAAGTGTATGTGAAAGACTAAATCACCCACTTGATTGGTTATACTGGTCATCACAGGTTTGGCTctggagctcaaactgaaaaatgatgaaagattatagctttttaaccgctCCTGTGAAAAACTCCTAGCCGCCACTAAGTGGTATTCactagggcgccaatcatcgtatggaaaaaaagtgaccagaaaattaaaaaaaaaaccctatacaaaatgtttacctgctcgaaaaaacaccctgtgcaaaatttcagctcaatcggacttaaaatggggtggcgcaaagcgattgaagtttggcttttttgaaaaccgaaaaatcacccaagggggggggggggtaacgtgaaatttcggttttcaatttttttttgatgccgaatgacttaaaattgcatgaaacgtcgagaattggtgtcctctgaattttttttttgcaaaaaactactctgggacttagtcgctttttcaattgtggaaggcggagttcaaaatttttagattttatcttttgaaattgatcactagtctcttgaAACAGCTTGTATAATATACACTaaaactagcatcgaatacattatgtttcattagggtggttcatttattcgacatagggtggttcataatattgtgtaaaaattagtataaaatgaaaaaaccacttttcactgaataccaatagaaaaattcctgaaaatataatatttgttatatcattgtcgttagggtggcaatgttgaattggaaaaattatatgaAAAATAGCAAGATATcataaaacaaatttacaaaatgtatcaaaaaactactctgtgcaaaaaaaaattatctgaaccaaaattaagattgtgtctcgctgaaaatgttgaatgctttcatgtcatttgcaaaatcacttACGGGAGGTACACGGAATTCgagtatttgaaaaatgttttccattccaagtgtcttaaaagtacatgaaacggtggaaactgatggaatatgttttatattattttgtttgaaaaatctactctctaagacacttgtacttgttctttcgaatgttgtaccagacaatttattcgttttatttaccacaataatgtcctttgccaacacttgattggctctggcttatataatcggacaaaagagtGTATCGAtattattcagtgataatgagagtatagggatctcaatcagatacgcaacacaattgactcgttgtttctgagtttgcgtcgttttgacagttcgaccatatattttttgttaagtttacatcatcagaacgtgaacgtgcccattggctgaaactttgcataaacgtttttataggcaaaagatgccatgttgtgctattggtttaatgttttgaaacacaactcatttttgaaaagctattgaaaatgctatttcgcataggtattgatgattacaaatatttttagagccaacacggttcgtttgcgtGGTGTGACGTTttcgcaaagttgtagataatagttttgtttttcaaaaaaaagtatgcactctaaaaacaaattattatttttttgaaaatgaataaaagaaagttataagtcaattatccaaaacagcccatttaaaaaaactgatttttgtataaaaactacgaaagtttacctgaacaacgaaaccggccatggagaaatcagaaaaaagttataattttttttaatttaattttttttcacagggtacatttttttggaagaacaaagttattatttacaactttgccagatacactatgccaaccaaataaaccgttttgactgtagaaatacccttaattcctcatagagtgctctgttggaaattaaaaatatgtctacagtcgaaacggcatagtgtcgtcggcaaagttgtaaataatattttgtccttccaaaaaaaagcctttaaaaaaattgaaaatatatttattattttcaaaaaatattttttttttcaaaaaatgataacttattttccttgatttctaaatgatcggactggtttcattgttttggtaatcttttgtttgtgttttattaaaaaaataaagttttaaaaactgagcccttttgaataattaatttttaatttttcttaaattaaataatcaaataatttttaagtgtaatttttttggaaagacagaattattatctacaattttgtcgaagacgtcacaccaattaATCGAACCGtagtgcttttttttattttaaactcatttttcacaatattatgaaccaccctatgccgaataaatgaaccaccctaatgaaacataatgtattcgatgctagttatagtgtataccattatacaagctatttcgagagacgcCATTTTTTTGCGCCACGCCATTTTtaatccgattgagctgaaattttgcacaggatgttttttcgagcaggtgaacattttgtatagggtttttttgaaattcgagatgaccattttggctggcaccctagtATTCACGGTGGAGAAATTTAATGGACTTGAGTTGAGAGGTATTCTCTAGAAGCGTGTTTGCATTTTGGCATTGGTTTTACATACACcagataaaaatataaacaaaaaaacaagaCAATTGACACTCAGTTTTATTTATATTCCtttgatttcatttttttttcaacgaaacTAGAAGTTATAATGCAACTGTTGATAGATAGTGcagaatggagaaatgaaaagttTGTGTATTTAACCTCAACACTTCCCAAAATAGTTCTATTCCAATGAGTTAAaacaattgaaatagtcattacaAATTGTATCACTAATAATGATTAACTTTGTAAATGCATCTATTTGtaagttatttttaaattaagctgaaacaattttttttcagttttattgtttatttcttcaaGTTCAGTCATTTCATTAATAGGTTAGCTGACAGTGTTTAGTTATGTAGAAAAATTTCAGCTTCGTAAAAAGTTACCTTTTAGGcacatttaatttttattcttattttctgttatatttttctgtttttttctgaaagaaaatctttatttttctcGTGGTATAAATTTTCATGGAGAGATGCAATTATTCTCTGCAAATTTAAAGACTGAAGACGTTATACGAATTAAACTAaacgttttgatttttttttagaaaattttgactttttttctcaTCTCTGCATGATTGGATAGCCATCAATGTTTTTTCGGAAAGTCAAAGTTATTCAGCCAATTAtagctaaatcaaaaataaaaattaaaaaaaataaaacagagaaatttttttgtaaaattgttctttaaataaatgcaaaaaatgtGTTTCTCTGTCGCTCTATCGGggtcaaaaataaattaagcaaaacTACCTCTGACTGATGAGAAAACCGCCTTTAAAATTCAAGTAAATTATTTAAAGTTCTTGTATACAAATTGTAGTACTGGTATCGAAATAAATTCCCGAATAATGAGAATTCAAGCATCAAAATACATGATGAAGAATGTGCTGCACAGCAAAAATATTCGCGCAAACAATAAAACGTTGTTCTTCTGGCCTTGTACTCTTCATCTTCCACATTGTCCAAACGAAAGCAACTATCTTGTATACGAATAATGCGATGCTCATTCGAAGTATTTTTTTCAACGAAATTTCCTCACTCTCATCTTCCGTTACAGTACCTTTTAATACAGGCAACTGAAAAAGTATTGTTTTCGTGATCTAAATGGTAAGGaatgaaaataaagaaaatgttATTCTTAAGAGattatttattcattcatttatttattgtttttatatatttaattatttatttaacttCAACTGGCAAGTCTTAATAAAGTAACAATAGAAAATGCCGACTTGAGATGACAACATCATAACCATTCTCAAATCGGCATAAAAATCCATTTTAAGTACGGTATTACAAAGTTTATACATATAAAATTACAATAGTATGAACatataaaattacaataaaTCAGTCAAGGATATTATAAACTACATAACTTaacattaaccctctagtgcccaagttaatttctagacgggcttcggtaaaatcaatatgaatcattataaacagtttttaagtatttattgaagctttttagaggtttgactgaagcccgccaaatggcggtcttgggcactagagggttaaagaatCAGTCAGGAATATTATAAACGATTGACAACAATGACACAAAGTAAAACTAATCCTAGACATCGCTTCTAAGAATTTTGTTCCTAAATTGTTCTAATGAAATGGAAAAGTCACTATTAAAAATGTGCTgtatagggtaaccgctcctagaTTTATCTCAGTACctagagaaataagatgaatatagatgcaccaagctgttgagatgaataatggagcgattaccctgtATCATTGAACCGGTCCCACTATGGGACATTTTCATACAAGCAAGcggacaaaaatattttcatcattttttcaaCACTTTCGGTATTTTTTCCACTTGTTATGATCAAAACAAGTTGCTTAGGATCTAGCGCACTTTGTGACTGTATTACGGTAAAATTTTGATAGAGGCGAGaatttttttgtatgaaaaaaggAAATTATACATAGACTTGTACGAAAtttaccccctcccccctttcaGTGGCTTCCCTCTCATTTCTCATACGTTTTTGAATGTGTAAGGCACATGTATGTCAAGTTTGGTGGACATAGTCCAAGACGTTCCGAAGATATGGTAGAATATGTATATAAATACAGCGATTCTaagataacaaaaataaattatagatgcttcaattttgctcaaaattgcagagATTGGTCACCATCCAAACAAATTAgactcttatttttttttatttttgcctgTTAGGGTGTCCTGTCATAAAACAGGGTGAACATATGTTTGAATTTGTGTAGTTCCTAGAGGGATACAAAATTTTCGAATCGTTTTTAAACGCTTGGTCGCAGGTGTTCACAGGCAAACTCTTCTGAAATTGTTAGTAGACacctgaaacttgaaataaaagaaCCAGCCCGGGAGCTCTTGGGAGTAAAAAGATGCTGACcaacaaagttgaaaataataattttttatctTCTTTTTTCCACCCATAAAATTATGAAACCACACGTTTTTCTGAAAGCCCAACCAAAaacgtttgcataaaaatataatACACTTAATAGTTgttattttgttcaaaaaaacatttttttggtttttactttttcttgaaaata from Wyeomyia smithii strain HCP4-BCI-WySm-NY-G18 chromosome 3, ASM2978416v1, whole genome shotgun sequence encodes the following:
- the LOC129729237 gene encoding ABC transporter G family member 20, whose protein sequence is MDVESEGIQPVNGSGNGHTNFAIDISSDDAHMNSLNARRRMFMSQPSTVAIRRQQAVCVRRAHKIYGTKKNPNVILDGLNMTVAKGSIYGLLGASGCGKTTLLSCIVGRRRLNSGEIWVLGGRPGSRGSGVPGPRIGYMPQELALYGEFTIRETLIYFGWICGLTIDQVDEQTDFLLKLLQLPNASRFVKNLSGGQQRRISLAAALLHSPELLILDEPTVGVDPVLRQSIWDHMVEIAKNSNTTVIITTHYIEETRQAHVIGLMRGGKFLAEESPADLLAQYHAESLEDVFLKLSVMQNMGKRRRSSIAQEVVEAIRVPAIANPALDLSPEEDHGEISGEFGDNISMSSRGPDSITPEIQAPPLPPEEDAKVPFIEHFKILKPNHMRALIWKNFLWMWRNVGVMAFIIGLPVGQIVLFCWAIGHDPVGLKVAVANYELEQANLSIASCPVNPGCNYTMLSCRYLANLRNRSIDVELFENEYEANEQVSHGKAWASMVFAHNYSEALFQRSENIRKVSEWTLDLSSVHVSMDMSNQQIGTLLYRDIQYAYFSFIESILTDCDVNPSNGRLPIQWKQPIYGDRTPNFTDFAAPGVILTIIFFLSVALTSGAMLIERNEGILERCLVSGITGVEILFSHVTTQFLVMCGQTTLVILFSFYVFDITNRGEIVWVVLLTILTGLCGMCFGFVVSCSCDNERSATYLAMGSFLPIVMLCGIIWPIEGMHPFVKIFSVFLPLTKSTESLRSMLQRGWHIENPNVYIGFASTGTWIVIFLAISILLLKFKKG